Within Streptomyces albofaciens JCM 4342, the genomic segment GCTCGCGCGCCCGCCCGGTGGCCCAGCGCCGTACCGAGGCCAGTTCCGGTGCGCCGAAGTCGGCCGCCGTCGCGGTGGGCGGGGGAGCCAGCGGCTGGTTGTAGCGGGCGACGATGCCCTCGGGGTCGTAGGCGGGGCTGGTCCGCCGGCCGCCCGGATCGATGATCAACGGGTGCGTGGCGTGCGCGTCGGCCAGCACCGTGGCATCCAGGCCGGCCGCGTCGTAGGGGCACAGGATCGATACGGCACGGCCGTGGAACGCCGCGTTGATCAGCGCCTCGTGCTGGGCACAGGCCGGGTACTCCACATCGGTGCGCTGCGGCCAGATCGGCTCACCGATGATCCAGACGCGTCCGTGCGGCTGGGCGTCGGCGAAGGCCCGCAGCACCCCCGGGATGATCCGGCCCGGGTTGCGCCCCGCCTGGGTCATGTCGATGAAGCGCACCGCATCGGCGAACCGGCCCAGCTGCTCCTTCAGCATTCCGTGCCGGGCGGCGGGGACGGCGACGGCCACCGGTTCCCCCGCCTCCAAGCCGTTGAGGATGAACGGTACCGTCCCCTCCACATACTGCTGGTCGTCCCAGTAGAACAGTGCGGGGTGAGAGAAGGGCCCGTCGGCCGGGAGAGCATGCATCACAGCGTCACCTCCATCGCCGCCAGATCGG encodes:
- a CDS encoding anti-sigma factor RsbA family regulatory protein is translated as MHALPADGPFSHPALFYWDDQQYVEGTVPFILNGLEAGEPVAVAVPAARHGMLKEQLGRFADAVRFIDMTQAGRNPGRIIPGVLRAFADAQPHGRVWIIGEPIWPQRTDVEYPACAQHEALINAAFHGRAVSILCPYDAAGLDATVLADAHATHPLIIDPGGRRTSPAYDPEGIVARYNQPLAPPPTATAADFGAPELASVRRWATGRARELGLTGSRLQDMELAVAELTTNSVVHGGGSGTLRIWSEGQQVVWEVCDRGRLADPLAGRHPAPAGRPGGRGLLLVQLVADLVRMHTSEHGTTVRCYFTC